The following are encoded in a window of Methanobrevibacter sp. genomic DNA:
- a CDS encoding glycosyltransferase family 4 protein — protein MKIAMVGQFPPHIGGVGVHIHTLAKELIKQGHEVYVITYPHKDIKDIDGIHVIGTKGVNIPGLRGLFFAINAKKELKRLIKEENIDIIHGHYLFPAGWASVRAGKATKTKTYVTSHGSDMFELYKKQAFTRPLIKKVLKDADVVLAVSNALKDEIINTKIPNIEEKTKLHWNSVDVNKFKTTKENESKFKKELVKEFNIEEDKPIILFIGNIIKRKNVDLLIEAKEIMDTSANLVIVGDGPHLEDLKKRYEKEHSNGNIDNVYFTGSRNDVEDIIPSCDLLVLPSHSESFGLVLIEALACGKPVIGSDVGGIREIITEEVGLLIDPNDASDLANTIDRILGDEELMEKFKSNARNRAMDFGQTKLPYDELN, from the coding sequence ATGAAAATTGCAATGGTCGGACAGTTTCCACCACACATTGGAGGAGTTGGAGTTCATATACACACATTGGCAAAGGAATTAATAAAACAAGGCCATGAGGTCTATGTCATCACCTATCCCCACAAGGACATCAAGGACATTGATGGAATCCATGTTATCGGCACTAAAGGGGTAAACATTCCAGGACTTAGAGGATTATTCTTTGCAATCAATGCCAAAAAGGAACTTAAAAGGCTAATCAAAGAGGAAAACATTGACATAATCCATGGACACTACCTTTTCCCTGCAGGATGGGCAAGCGTAAGGGCTGGAAAAGCGACCAAAACCAAAACCTATGTGACCTCCCACGGATCAGACATGTTCGAACTCTATAAGAAGCAAGCCTTCACACGACCTCTTATCAAAAAAGTGCTTAAGGATGCGGATGTTGTTCTTGCAGTAAGCAATGCATTGAAAGATGAAATCATAAACACCAAAATCCCAAATATTGAAGAAAAGACTAAATTGCACTGGAATAGTGTAGATGTCAATAAGTTTAAAACTACAAAAGAAAACGAAAGTAAATTTAAGAAAGAATTGGTCAAAGAATTCAACATAGAAGAAGACAAACCTATCATTTTATTCATCGGAAATATAATTAAAAGAAAGAATGTTGACCTGCTGATTGAAGCTAAAGAAATTATGGACACATCAGCCAATCTTGTCATTGTAGGTGACGGCCCTCATCTTGAAGATCTGAAGAAAAGATATGAAAAGGAACATTCCAATGGAAATATTGACAACGTATACTTTACAGGTTCCAGAAATGATGTTGAAGACATCATCCCAAGCTGTGATCTCCTTGTCTTGCCATCCCATAGTGAAAGTTTCGGACTTGTGCTCATTGAAGCCTTGGCATGTGGAAAGCCAGTCATTGGAAGTGATGTCGGCGGAATAAGGGAGATAATAACAGAAGAGGTCGGCCTATTGATTGATCCGAATGATGCATCAGATTTGGCAAATACCATTGATAGGATATTGGGTGATGAGGAGCTTATGGAAAAGTTCAAGTCAAATGCGAGAAATAGGGCAATGGACTTCGGGCAAACCAAATTGCCTTATGATGAATTGAATTGA
- the moaC gene encoding cyclic pyranopterin monophosphate synthase MoaC produces the protein MGEKEFTHLTETGVHMVEVGEKPQQRRTAVASGKIHLQKETIEMIKNAEIKKGNVLTTAQIAGIQAVKKTSDIIPLCHPLNLSGIEIEFDVGETEITATCECRLTGQTGVEMEAITGVSVALLTIWDMTKAVEKDENGQYPDTKISDIVVLKKEKL, from the coding sequence ATGGGAGAAAAGGAATTTACTCATCTAACTGAAACTGGAGTTCATATGGTGGAAGTTGGAGAAAAGCCACAGCAAAGAAGAACTGCTGTTGCAAGCGGAAAGATTCATCTTCAAAAGGAAACAATTGAAATGATCAAGAATGCGGAAATCAAAAAGGGAAATGTATTGACAACCGCACAGATTGCTGGAATTCAGGCTGTCAAGAAGACATCAGACATCATCCCACTATGCCATCCATTGAATCTTAGTGGAATCGAAATAGAGTTTGATGTTGGAGAAACCGAAATCACTGCAACTTGCGAGTGCAGACTTACCGGACAGACCGGAGTGGAAATGGAAGCGATCACAGGTGTTAGTGTGGCTTTGCTTACCATCTGGGACATGACAAAGGCAGTTGAAAAGGATGAAAACGGACAATACCCTGATACAAAAATCTCCGACATAGTCGTCCTTAAAAAGGAAAAATTATAG